In Spirochaeta isovalerica, one DNA window encodes the following:
- a CDS encoding methyl-accepting chemotaxis protein — protein sequence MKIKTILARLLLGFGGTALILILTLSAVVILITIESVGTITDRSSENLVMSKSDEISRWIDGLTNEIHIYSNLNVIRTADPEGTTEYLISRQDKLNSDFAMIFFAWTDGYYKTSLGVEGNIAERPYFKEIISGKSDLVVSNPVISKSLGIPTFVIAEAVKDDAGNIVGVFCASVTLDTLSSIVESVQLGDTGFGFIVDSTGLVIAHPNEKYRMSLNIGESEVIGFIGLDKVLEKSNDGEKAFRRVTTPEGEILNVFTTSIKSVSGWYMSATIDEEEYLAPVLKTVNLIILTVLIITAIQILLIVFIARSIVKPLLNLVSFTGRLAEGDLTISLNMKKRNDEIGLLAGSIVDMSEKLQEIIRNIVVSVDNVTSGSNQISESAQLLSQGASEQAAGAEEVSSSMEEMNSNIQHSNDNALMTEKISLKVVEDAQNSGASVAQTVSAMDEIADKVSIIEEIARQTNLLALNAAIEAARAGEQGKGFAVVASEVRKLAERSGQAAGEIGTLTFNSVKVAREAGDLIEKLVPDIQKTAELVQEISSSSQEQKTGVDQINTSINQLDRVIQQNSASSEELASTSEELSAQAQMLHDLVRFFTID from the coding sequence GTGAAAATAAAAACTATATTAGCCAGACTGCTCCTTGGTTTCGGGGGGACGGCTCTTATCCTCATATTGACTCTGAGCGCTGTCGTAATTCTTATAACGATAGAATCGGTTGGTACCATAACAGATAGGTCCAGCGAAAATCTTGTCATGTCCAAAAGTGATGAAATCTCCCGCTGGATAGATGGGCTTACAAATGAAATCCATATCTATTCCAATCTTAACGTTATCAGAACAGCCGATCCCGAGGGAACAACCGAATATCTGATAAGCCGACAGGATAAGCTGAATTCTGATTTTGCCATGATTTTCTTTGCCTGGACCGACGGGTATTACAAAACCAGTCTGGGAGTGGAAGGCAACATAGCCGAACGACCCTATTTCAAGGAAATTATTTCAGGAAAATCCGATCTTGTCGTAAGTAATCCCGTAATTTCGAAATCCCTGGGGATTCCGACGTTTGTAATAGCTGAAGCAGTGAAAGACGATGCAGGGAACATTGTTGGCGTCTTTTGTGCTTCTGTGACACTGGATACTCTCTCTTCGATTGTCGAATCTGTACAATTGGGAGATACGGGATTCGGATTTATCGTTGACAGCACCGGACTTGTTATTGCACATCCAAACGAAAAATACAGAATGTCACTTAATATCGGGGAATCGGAAGTAATCGGATTCATAGGTCTCGATAAGGTCCTGGAAAAGTCTAATGATGGAGAAAAGGCATTTCGTCGTGTAACGACACCTGAAGGTGAAATCCTCAATGTGTTCACGACGTCAATCAAGTCCGTTTCCGGATGGTACATGTCTGCTACAATAGATGAGGAAGAGTATCTCGCACCTGTTCTCAAAACAGTGAATCTGATAATTTTGACAGTCTTGATTATAACAGCTATACAAATACTACTCATTGTTTTTATCGCCCGTAGTATCGTCAAACCGCTGCTTAACCTTGTCTCCTTTACCGGCAGGCTTGCCGAGGGAGATCTGACTATCTCTCTCAATATGAAAAAACGCAACGATGAAATAGGTTTGCTTGCCGGGTCTATCGTGGATATGTCGGAAAAACTGCAGGAAATAATCAGAAATATCGTTGTATCGGTGGATAATGTCACTTCTGGAAGCAACCAGATAAGTGAAAGCGCCCAGCTGCTCTCTCAGGGGGCATCCGAACAGGCAGCCGGAGCGGAAGAAGTCTCGTCTTCGATGGAGGAAATGAACAGCAATATCCAGCACAGTAACGACAATGCCTTAATGACCGAAAAAATCTCACTTAAGGTTGTTGAAGATGCGCAGAATAGCGGTGCATCAGTCGCCCAGACAGTTAGCGCCATGGATGAGATAGCCGATAAGGTTTCCATAATCGAAGAGATTGCCAGGCAGACCAATCTTCTGGCCCTTAACGCCGCAATTGAAGCTGCCAGAGCCGGTGAACAAGGGAAGGGGTTCGCCGTAGTTGCTTCGGAAGTGAGGAAATTAGCCGAAAGAAGCGGTCAGGCTGCAGGTGAGATCGGTACGCTAACCTTCAATTCTGTTAAGGTAGCGAGAGAAGCGGGGGATTTAATCGAAAAACTTGTTCCGGATATTCAGAAGACCGCTGAGCTTGTTCAGGAAATCAGCTCGTCCAGTCAGGAGCAGAAAACCGGTGTTGATCAAATTAACACGTCCATTAATCAGCTTGACAGAGTCATTCAGCAGAACTCCGCTTCATCGGAAGAATTGGCTTCCACTTCGGAGGAGCTTTCTGCGCAGGCTCAGATGCTTCATGATCTTGTCAGGTTCTTTACAATAGATTAA
- a CDS encoding HAD family hydrolase, which produces MTRNAIIFDHDGTLVDSIEAVVICTNNIIERAGFQAVSPTEIKKGMAYPTAERFGYHTGVTDRSRLEDMSRDFYLNMHEEGIGHLKLYDGVSEALDALAQNGFALGMVTNNQGLFVRKAAAQLSYAFDFEVILGEENVSRPKPDPSGLLQACAGMGAIPEECWYIGDGKPDFDAARAAGMKCGLVSWGTHSREELAEYGADKLFDRAEEMKDFFMDLK; this is translated from the coding sequence ATGACCAGAAACGCCATTATCTTTGATCACGACGGAACGCTTGTCGATTCCATCGAAGCGGTCGTGATCTGTACCAATAACATCATCGAAAGAGCCGGTTTCCAGGCTGTCTCGCCAACTGAAATAAAGAAAGGGATGGCCTATCCCACAGCGGAGCGCTTCGGCTATCATACCGGGGTGACCGACCGGAGCCGGCTTGAGGATATGAGCCGGGATTTCTATCTGAATATGCATGAAGAGGGAATCGGCCATTTGAAGCTATATGATGGCGTCAGCGAAGCCCTTGATGCACTGGCTCAGAACGGCTTCGCTCTGGGTATGGTCACCAACAACCAGGGTCTCTTTGTCAGAAAAGCGGCGGCGCAGCTTTCCTATGCATTTGATTTCGAAGTGATTCTCGGTGAGGAAAATGTCTCGAGGCCGAAACCCGATCCTTCAGGTCTCCTTCAGGCCTGCGCGGGTATGGGTGCCATACCGGAAGAGTGCTGGTATATCGGAGACGGAAAACCCGATTTCGATGCGGCGAGAGCTGCCGGCATGAAGTGCGGACTTGTCAGCTGGGGGACTCATTCCCGGGAGGAACTGGCCGAATACGGCGCTGATAAACTTTTTGACAGAGCGGAAGAGATGAAAGATTTTTTTATGGATCTCAAATAA
- a CDS encoding ABC transporter permease subunit has product MFTDALIIMRKEFLNLFKSKRTMLMTFGLPLILFPVLFSGMAAVEKKQNEEKAGSIYYVEFQRFGDDRFSDILATKISYIESDQGVSDQSLVIRNRGGEVEILYDSSSSRMTYAADKAEEALREYNDLLGDSILEQAGLKREDLQIFRIRKTDTAPEEKKGGALFAVFIPYILILFLLIGAMSLVLDVTAGEKERGTIAVLLVNQISRTSIALGKTFYVIICSILNSFSSVIGMGLGMIILLRGSGAVDNFSLALFSPLKILQLLLVLVSVSSVVSSLMVYLGSLARNLKEGGSYVMPVYMLGLFAVVITMNMEAAAGPVYYMIPLVNGVFVMKSLLTEGFPPLEFLLCLGSNLLITALFVFRTSRLYNSERVLKTV; this is encoded by the coding sequence GTGTTTACAGATGCACTGATTATCATGCGCAAAGAGTTTCTCAATCTCTTTAAAAGCAAAAGAACAATGCTTATGACTTTCGGATTGCCGCTTATTCTTTTTCCCGTTCTCTTTTCCGGAATGGCTGCTGTTGAGAAAAAACAGAATGAAGAAAAAGCCGGGAGCATTTATTATGTGGAATTCCAGAGGTTCGGTGATGACCGTTTTTCCGATATTCTGGCGACAAAAATTTCTTATATCGAATCGGACCAGGGGGTGAGCGATCAATCCCTGGTCATAAGAAACCGGGGTGGGGAAGTGGAAATCCTATACGATTCCTCTTCGTCCCGGATGACCTATGCGGCGGATAAAGCGGAAGAGGCTCTGAGGGAATACAATGACCTTCTGGGCGACTCAATCCTGGAACAGGCGGGATTAAAGCGGGAAGACCTGCAGATCTTCCGGATCAGAAAAACCGATACGGCTCCGGAAGAAAAGAAAGGCGGAGCGCTTTTCGCCGTTTTCATACCCTATATTCTCATCCTGTTTCTGCTCATCGGGGCCATGTCTCTGGTTCTCGATGTCACGGCGGGAGAGAAAGAGAGAGGCACAATCGCCGTTCTTCTGGTCAATCAGATTTCCCGTACTTCCATTGCTTTGGGAAAAACATTTTATGTCATAATCTGTTCCATCCTGAACAGCTTCAGTTCAGTCATCGGCATGGGCCTGGGTATGATTATTCTCTTAAGAGGTTCCGGAGCTGTGGACAATTTCAGCCTGGCACTCTTTTCTCCCTTAAAAATCCTGCAGCTTCTTCTGGTTCTGGTTTCCGTAAGCTCCGTCGTATCATCTCTGATGGTATACCTGGGCAGCCTGGCGAGAAACCTGAAAGAGGGCGGAAGCTATGTGATGCCCGTTTACATGCTGGGGCTTTTCGCCGTTGTCATTACGATGAATATGGAAGCGGCCGCCGGGCCGGTATATTATATGATTCCCCTGGTCAATGGCGTTTTCGTCATGAAAAGCCTGCTGACTGAGGGATTTCCTCCACTGGAATTCCTGCTCTGTCTGGGGTCGAATCTGCTCATAACCGCTCTTTTCGTTTTCAGAACAAGCAGGCTTTACAATTCCGAGAGGGTGTTGAAAACCGTATAA
- a CDS encoding methyl-accepting chemotaxis protein, producing the protein MKILQSIDSVYSESSVKKKFIAKSMFWVCFTVSPIFIYGFIVNILEKDIFAALIEGCFALLLITGIPMIFKRKIDFLATSFVYAALVVGLVAGVLTKEASLYSSYIAFAFLIPSLVSLGFLGQSVIQSLIASSLAILAILYSYFFKALPLAKTLEASAENSAATLLMVPLLMSIIVSILTTMIVYSTESIIEKLSESEEESSKRLTGMKAFFQSLKETISVGESLNGSARNSLEHTETITGNLETMEKAVENLKSQIESTQNIHETIDRAGQVVLEGSQTQSSAVEQSASAVEEMASSIVQMSKTAESRRELIEELVETEKEVSGQIKAGQKSFDKVKQSAGEMLNVVSVISDIAERTNLLAMNAAIEAAHAGASGRGFAVVAQEIRKLAEEAGNNSQKIKEIIEGSIKGIDQAVSMNSKVGSEFHSVSEKVREIDNALSEIINGFSELASGTREITHAVENLTEINSSVQTSVSEVTDQLSKGRSSVDEISRATEGIISSMNHIAGDSRNIRSEAENIYKIGQDNIKHIRLLEEKLS; encoded by the coding sequence ATGAAAATTCTTCAATCTATCGATTCGGTTTATTCAGAATCGTCTGTCAAAAAAAAGTTTATCGCAAAATCCATGTTCTGGGTGTGCTTCACGGTCTCTCCCATTTTTATTTATGGCTTTATTGTGAATATTCTGGAAAAAGATATTTTCGCAGCTCTCATTGAAGGCTGTTTCGCTTTGTTATTGATTACCGGTATACCGATGATATTTAAGAGAAAGATCGACTTTCTCGCGACTTCTTTTGTTTATGCAGCATTGGTCGTTGGTCTTGTTGCCGGTGTTCTGACGAAAGAGGCCTCTCTTTATTCTTCTTATATCGCCTTTGCCTTTCTAATTCCTTCTCTTGTTAGTTTGGGGTTTCTCGGCCAGTCGGTCATTCAATCCCTTATTGCAAGTTCCTTAGCAATCCTCGCAATATTATACTCATATTTTTTTAAAGCTCTTCCCTTGGCAAAGACATTAGAAGCTTCCGCGGAAAACAGCGCTGCGACTCTATTAATGGTGCCTTTACTGATGTCAATAATAGTATCCATACTCACGACAATGATCGTATACTCAACCGAAAGCATTATAGAAAAGCTTTCCGAGTCGGAAGAGGAATCCAGCAAACGGCTGACAGGTATGAAAGCTTTCTTCCAATCCCTTAAAGAAACAATCAGCGTCGGCGAGTCGCTAAACGGCTCAGCCAGAAATTCCCTTGAACATACGGAAACGATAACCGGAAATCTCGAAACCATGGAAAAAGCTGTGGAGAATCTCAAATCCCAGATCGAATCGACCCAGAATATTCACGAAACGATTGACAGGGCGGGGCAGGTCGTTCTAGAGGGTTCCCAGACCCAGTCCTCCGCAGTCGAGCAGTCCGCATCGGCTGTTGAGGAAATGGCTTCATCTATTGTGCAGATGTCGAAAACTGCCGAATCGAGACGGGAACTGATCGAAGAGCTTGTCGAGACGGAGAAGGAAGTCTCTGGTCAGATAAAAGCCGGGCAGAAATCCTTCGACAAGGTTAAACAGTCTGCCGGCGAGATGCTCAATGTCGTTTCCGTTATTTCCGACATAGCCGAAAGAACGAATCTTCTGGCAATGAACGCCGCTATCGAAGCTGCCCATGCCGGCGCTTCTGGACGCGGTTTTGCCGTTGTGGCCCAGGAAATCCGGAAACTGGCGGAAGAGGCGGGTAACAACTCGCAGAAAATCAAAGAGATTATCGAAGGCAGCATCAAGGGGATCGATCAGGCCGTTTCCATGAACAGCAAAGTGGGGAGCGAATTTCACTCCGTTTCGGAAAAAGTCCGGGAGATTGATAATGCTCTTTCGGAAATTATCAATGGTTTTTCTGAACTGGCATCGGGGACCCGGGAAATTACCCATGCCGTAGAAAACCTCACAGAAATCAACAGTTCCGTTCAGACATCGGTTTCCGAAGTTACCGACCAGCTTTCCAAAGGCAGATCCAGTGTGGATGAAATCTCCAGGGCAACCGAAGGCATTATCAGCAGTATGAATCATATTGCCGGAGATTCCAGAAATATCAGGTCTGAAGCGGAAAACATCTACAAAATCGGTCAGGACAATATCAAACATATCCGTTTGCTTGAAGAGAAGCTTTCTTGA
- a CDS encoding Gfo/Idh/MocA family protein: protein MDENKVVEILGRRLRLAVIGGAPGSFIGGMHRMASRIDDRYEIVASVLSSNPEKAVKAGKALGIPDDRAYADVPTMLKTEKKREDGADVVAIMTPNDSHFTYAMAALELGYHVICDKPMTNTVEEAEALHNKVKETGLVFCLTHNYTGYPMVRQAKAMVQAGKIGDLRLLQVEYVQGGKADESKPDKTTGPRSWKFDPEKGGPSLVMGDIGTHAHNIIRYVTGQEVSQICAEAGAIVPGRIVDDFAGALLRMEKGARGSYWVTQAAAGVENSLKFRISGTKGTLEWHQEFPQRLTYRPIGAPVQSLTPNGPGTLPLAARSSRIAPGHPEGFPMGFANIYKDASEAIAAAISGTEADPLALTFPDSFDGLMGVRFVKAVVDSTREGSVWKEVVQS, encoded by the coding sequence ATGGATGAGAACAAAGTTGTGGAAATTCTGGGCAGACGGCTCAGACTGGCTGTTATCGGCGGAGCTCCGGGCTCTTTCATCGGTGGAATGCACCGCATGGCATCGCGAATCGACGACCGCTATGAAATCGTCGCATCAGTTCTCTCGTCTAACCCGGAAAAAGCTGTAAAAGCGGGCAAAGCTCTGGGGATACCTGATGATAGAGCTTACGCTGATGTCCCGACCATGCTGAAAACCGAAAAAAAACGGGAAGACGGAGCCGATGTCGTCGCTATCATGACGCCTAACGACAGTCATTTTACATATGCCATGGCAGCACTGGAACTGGGTTATCATGTCATATGCGATAAACCCATGACCAATACCGTTGAAGAAGCGGAAGCTCTTCACAACAAAGTGAAAGAGACAGGACTGGTTTTCTGTCTGACTCATAACTACACGGGCTATCCTATGGTCCGCCAGGCCAAAGCCATGGTTCAGGCCGGTAAAATAGGAGATCTGCGTCTGCTGCAGGTTGAATATGTTCAGGGCGGTAAAGCTGACGAAAGCAAGCCGGATAAAACAACGGGCCCCCGGTCCTGGAAGTTTGATCCGGAGAAAGGCGGCCCTTCGCTTGTCATGGGCGATATCGGAACACACGCCCACAATATAATCCGCTATGTGACGGGACAGGAGGTTTCGCAAATCTGCGCCGAAGCGGGAGCCATAGTGCCCGGGCGGATCGTCGATGATTTCGCCGGCGCCCTTCTGAGAATGGAAAAAGGCGCCCGGGGCAGTTATTGGGTGACCCAGGCGGCTGCCGGAGTGGAGAATTCACTGAAATTCAGGATAAGCGGGACAAAGGGGACGCTGGAATGGCATCAGGAATTTCCCCAGAGGCTGACTTACAGACCCATAGGCGCGCCCGTTCAGTCCCTGACTCCCAACGGCCCGGGTACGCTGCCTCTTGCCGCCCGATCGAGCCGGATCGCTCCCGGCCATCCCGAGGGCTTTCCTATGGGATTCGCCAACATTTACAAAGATGCGTCGGAAGCCATCGCCGCAGCTATTTCCGGAACGGAAGCGGACCCGCTGGCTTTGACCTTTCCCGATTCCTTTGACGGGTTAATGGGTGTCCGATTCGTCAAGGCTGTTGTCGATTCGACCCGGGAAGGCAGTGTCTGGAAAGAGGTTGTTCAGTCTTGA
- a CDS encoding aminoacetone oxidase family FAD-binding enzyme translates to MIYDLIIVGGGAAGLFAAANVPPGKVLLLEKMETAGKKILISGGGMCNLTNCDEPDGFIQHFGARNKANFLKPSLYGFSPEMAVRWFEDRGFSLITREDGKIFPADLKALSLVNFLMKEIAIKGVEYRNNSPVSKIKQAGEFFEVVSGDKIFPSRFVLITAGGKSFPSTGSDGAAYALARSMGHRIIDPTQALASVYIDSYKYGSLSGSSLRDIQIDFFHRGEKKRYLQSRGDLLFTHNGLSGPVILNNSRFIRSGDVLDICLVPGDNREVLREELQKEWTARGGKTVKTFLKAIGLFSSLAENLLESFGINQAALCHTVGKKDRNRLFSSLLHLTLTVSGKSSFSAAMATAGGIDLGDVDRKTMESKVVPGLFFAGEILDIDGDTGGYNIQAAFSTAFTAVRTFSARREREDRPV, encoded by the coding sequence TTGATCTATGATCTGATTATAGTCGGAGGCGGAGCTGCCGGACTTTTTGCCGCTGCCAACGTTCCTCCGGGTAAAGTCCTTCTTCTCGAAAAAATGGAAACTGCCGGAAAGAAAATTCTCATTTCCGGCGGCGGTATGTGCAATCTGACCAACTGCGATGAACCGGATGGTTTTATTCAGCACTTCGGGGCTAGAAACAAGGCTAATTTTCTTAAACCATCTCTCTACGGTTTCAGTCCGGAAATGGCTGTCCGGTGGTTTGAAGACCGGGGGTTCTCTCTTATCACCCGGGAGGATGGAAAAATATTCCCTGCCGACCTGAAAGCCCTGTCGCTAGTCAATTTTCTAATGAAAGAGATTGCAATAAAAGGTGTGGAATACAGAAACAACAGTCCGGTCTCGAAAATAAAACAGGCCGGAGAATTTTTTGAAGTCGTTTCCGGAGACAAAATCTTTCCCAGCCGCTTTGTTCTGATAACCGCCGGAGGAAAAAGCTTTCCATCGACCGGTTCCGATGGGGCGGCTTATGCTCTGGCCCGTTCTATGGGACACAGAATTATTGATCCCACACAAGCTCTCGCATCAGTGTATATAGACTCATACAAGTACGGATCCCTCTCGGGAAGTTCTCTCAGAGATATACAGATCGATTTTTTTCATCGGGGAGAAAAGAAACGCTATCTTCAGAGCCGGGGAGATCTTCTCTTCACTCATAATGGTTTGTCCGGTCCGGTTATTCTCAATAATTCCCGGTTTATCAGATCCGGTGATGTCCTGGATATCTGTCTTGTCCCCGGTGACAACAGAGAGGTTCTCAGGGAAGAACTTCAGAAAGAGTGGACAGCCCGGGGAGGCAAAACTGTAAAAACTTTCCTGAAAGCAATCGGTTTATTTTCCTCTCTTGCTGAAAATCTGCTTGAATCCTTCGGGATTAATCAGGCTGCTCTGTGCCATACAGTCGGGAAAAAAGACAGGAACAGGCTCTTTTCCTCGCTCCTCCACTTAACGCTGACCGTCTCCGGAAAATCTTCTTTCTCCGCTGCCATGGCAACAGCCGGAGGTATCGATCTCGGGGATGTCGACAGAAAAACGATGGAGTCCAAAGTTGTTCCGGGTCTGTTTTTTGCCGGAGAGATTCTGGATATTGACGGCGATACTGGGGGATACAATATTCAGGCCGCATTCTCCACGGCTTTTACTGCCGTCCGTACTTTCTCCGCAAGAAGAGAAAGAGAAGATAGGCCGGTCTGA